From Pseudobdellovibrio exovorus JSS, a single genomic window includes:
- a CDS encoding helix-hairpin-helix domain-containing protein: protein MEQALQSYLSRFAQGITPKSAVAVLELAAEGATVPFIARYRKEKTGNLDEVQIRNVIEAHETYQEIVKRKAFLLKEIGEQNNLTAEIQKRIEVSWDLNELEEIYKPFKKKKKTKATLAREAGLEPLANWIWDLGHGAIKDTETMEVKAKSFLNLEKKIATYDQALKGAQDIIVDKIANEAALRDQVSKNYFEQGKVAVKIGKGYKPNSKYEMYSKDYTEPVKNLLEEKASHRYMAMKRGWEEDELAVDITGDDEVLLKVYESFATSTPDNAVGTYLKESARLALNVYVIPSVKNEVHAKLKEKADEHAIKVFSENVRRVLLGSPYGPKCVLGVDPGLRTGCKVALVDKGGNYVSHTVMHILGEGAEKKAQTLIAEVTKQIKIEAIAVGNGTAGRETEIFVKKVLKELGKDKEIPVIMVNESGASVYSASDVARVEFPDLDLTVKGAISIARRLQDPLAELVKIDPKSIGVGQYQHDVNQTALKKGLEAVVESCVNNVGVDVNTASASLLSYVSGIGPGIANSIVDYRKKNGLFQDRSELMKVPRLTGKVFEQAAGFLRILNGKVFLDSTGIHPERYSAIRDMAQDLGVNISELVGEGAKKLVSARTKWAGIVGEYTFDDMMKEMEKPGRDPRDPFKVFQFRDDIFEVKDLKEGMVCPGLVTNVTNFGAFVDIGVHQDGLVHISEIAHKFVDDPRKVVNPGDQVTVKVLKVDQAKNQISLSMKLEAAPEHKSFRDQKDAGKSDRPRKDFRPRDGGRPADGRSDFKGGFGAQQGKKPANPFNNPFAALLNQSNNKK from the coding sequence GAGTTATTTGTCGCGTTTTGCACAAGGAATTACTCCTAAATCAGCTGTAGCAGTTTTAGAACTAGCCGCTGAAGGAGCAACAGTGCCGTTCATTGCTCGTTATCGTAAAGAGAAAACAGGCAATTTGGACGAGGTGCAAATTCGTAATGTTATTGAAGCTCACGAAACCTATCAGGAAATTGTAAAGCGTAAAGCCTTCTTACTTAAAGAGATTGGCGAGCAAAACAATTTAACAGCAGAGATTCAAAAACGTATTGAAGTGTCTTGGGATCTGAATGAACTAGAAGAGATCTACAAACCATTCAAGAAAAAGAAAAAAACCAAAGCAACTTTGGCTCGCGAGGCTGGTTTAGAGCCTTTAGCAAATTGGATTTGGGATCTTGGCCATGGCGCTATCAAAGATACTGAGACGATGGAAGTTAAAGCTAAGAGCTTCTTAAATCTAGAAAAGAAAATTGCTACTTATGATCAAGCCTTAAAAGGCGCTCAAGACATTATCGTTGATAAAATCGCGAATGAGGCTGCGCTACGTGATCAAGTGAGCAAAAATTATTTCGAACAAGGTAAAGTCGCTGTTAAAATTGGAAAAGGTTATAAACCAAATTCGAAGTATGAAATGTACTCTAAGGACTACACTGAGCCTGTTAAAAATCTTCTAGAAGAAAAAGCATCACATCGCTATATGGCAATGAAACGTGGATGGGAAGAAGATGAGTTAGCAGTTGATATTACAGGTGATGATGAAGTGTTGCTGAAAGTGTATGAAAGCTTTGCCACTTCGACTCCTGATAATGCTGTTGGCACTTACCTTAAAGAATCAGCGCGCTTAGCTTTGAATGTTTACGTGATTCCATCTGTTAAAAACGAAGTGCATGCGAAGTTAAAAGAAAAAGCGGATGAGCATGCAATTAAAGTATTCAGCGAAAACGTACGACGCGTTCTTTTAGGGTCTCCGTACGGTCCTAAATGTGTTTTAGGTGTGGATCCTGGTTTAAGAACAGGATGTAAAGTGGCCTTGGTCGACAAGGGAGGAAACTATGTATCACATACAGTGATGCATATCTTAGGTGAAGGTGCCGAGAAAAAAGCGCAAACCTTAATCGCTGAAGTTACAAAACAAATTAAAATCGAAGCTATCGCCGTGGGTAATGGAACAGCCGGTCGCGAGACTGAGATTTTTGTTAAAAAAGTTTTAAAAGAATTAGGAAAAGATAAGGAAATTCCAGTAATCATGGTGAATGAGTCTGGAGCTTCTGTTTACTCTGCTAGTGATGTGGCTCGTGTTGAATTCCCAGATCTAGATTTAACAGTTAAAGGGGCGATCTCAATTGCTCGTCGATTACAAGATCCTTTAGCTGAGCTGGTCAAGATCGATCCGAAGTCAATTGGTGTGGGTCAGTATCAACATGATGTGAACCAAACAGCATTGAAAAAAGGCCTAGAGGCAGTCGTTGAAAGCTGTGTGAATAATGTAGGTGTTGATGTGAATACGGCATCAGCGTCATTGTTGTCGTATGTTTCTGGTATCGGGCCGGGGATTGCGAATTCGATCGTTGATTATCGTAAGAAGAACGGATTGTTCCAAGACCGCTCTGAGCTGATGAAAGTTCCTCGTTTAACAGGTAAGGTTTTCGAGCAAGCTGCCGGCTTCTTACGTATTTTAAATGGGAAAGTATTCTTAGACTCAACGGGAATCCATCCGGAGCGCTATAGTGCTATTCGTGATATGGCTCAGGATTTAGGAGTTAATATCAGTGAACTTGTTGGTGAAGGTGCTAAGAAATTAGTGTCAGCTCGTACGAAATGGGCTGGTATCGTGGGCGAGTACACTTTTGACGACATGATGAAAGAGATGGAAAAGCCAGGACGTGATCCACGTGATCCGTTTAAAGTTTTCCAATTCCGTGATGATATTTTTGAAGTGAAAGACTTAAAAGAGGGAATGGTTTGCCCAGGCCTTGTGACGAATGTGACTAACTTCGGAGCTTTCGTTGATATCGGTGTTCATCAAGATGGATTGGTGCACATTTCTGAGATTGCTCATAAGTTTGTAGATGATCCTCGTAAGGTGGTAAATCCTGGGGATCAAGTTACAGTTAAGGTTTTGAAAGTGGATCAAGCTAAAAATCAAATTTCATTGTCGATGAAGTTGGAAGCGGCCCCTGAACACAAGTCATTCCGCGATCAAAAAGATGCTGGTAAATCAGATAGACCACGCAAGGACTTTAGACCTCGTGATGGTGGAAGACCAGCAGATGGAAGATCCGACTTTAAAGGTGGCTTTGGTGCTCAACAGG